From Trachemys scripta elegans isolate TJP31775 chromosome 18, CAS_Tse_1.0, whole genome shotgun sequence:
TCTCGGGgggggacagaggtggggctCCCCCTTTGTCTTACAAGTAACTGAGACTCTGTTTCTGCATTCACACGTGCTGCGGGGCCCAGACCCACTGATGGGAGCGGAAGTAACTTCTCTCGCTGCCCCCGGGAGAGCCCTCTGCTTATCCCCGAGTTGCTTTCTTTTCAAGGAGAGTCGCTGCGGTTAGTCTCTGGTAGAGCACCGGCAACATTTaactggtgtttttttaaaaaatggcacttTTCTTTGTTGTAGTTGTTCTGTCCCTTGCTACAAGAAACATAAAGGTAAGACTATGACTTCGTCTCAGAGTTGTACATTATTCTAAACCAAATTTTAAGATACTGCTAACTTGTAGCTGTGACCTTCCTACTGTTGAGAATTAATGTAACTTTGAATTTTTCATAGAACAGTGTATAGCAAAACCGGATCAGGTTGTAAAGACGCCGATTACAGACACATCCTCACTTTTCAGAAGAGTTAAACCAGAGCAAGGCGAAGGTATGTTTGCTTCCtttataaatatatgaaaaagcTTAAATTCTGGATAGCTATTACCAAATGAGCTTTTGGGGGCTTCTTAGCAGAAATGGTcacacaaaaagaacaaaagattTAATCTTTCATGTGCTAGGTATTGCTAGCATTTCATTGGAGAAAGAAAAGTAGCCCAAAACCTAGGGACTAGGAAAAATTAACACACCAACTACATACCCTGAAAAATAGAGGACAAATAGGTATTTGGTTACCATTTATTCAGTATTCAGGCAAAAAACATTTGTctgctaaaggggaaaaaaaaaaaaagtacacctGTCAACTTTTTTTGTATATTAAGTTGATAAACATGCCtgatttaataaatatataatcaaAAGTTTCACTCTGTCCAATAAAAGTGCCAGAAACACCACATCCTGGGTGTGGTAAAGAGGCTTCCTCTGTAATATCATTAGAGATATCTAATGATTAAATTACTGTATaatgtttttctaaacaaaagcTTATTGTTGTAATATTATTTTGTCTGTTTAAATGCAatgatttgtaaacctgttaaaactgcctaagtacatttaaaaaaaccccataaatATTGACAGGTTTTTTAATACTGTCAATATTTAATACATTGTTTCAAATTACAGCAATTATAATAATCTTTTAACAGTTCCTACTTTTTGCTGAATACTTGCCTGTTTTACCAAGTGCCTGCTATTGTTTATGTAAGGGAGGGAAAGTTTTTCTGTAACTGTAAATGTAGCATGTTTGGTTGGAATAATACTGcttcaaaatataattgttaGAAGATGCTTAAAACCCAGAATCCTCATACTAAATATCTATCATTTGTAAAGTACAAATGTGACAACCTAATGTGCTCTACAGTTAACGCATGTGAGTTTAATCTTAACACctactttatttttttgaaaattaaatatgtAAGAATAAACTTGGATGTGTAGttgcccagattttcaaataagTCCTCTAAATTTATGGCAAAGGCAGAAGGGCCAAGTCCTTTTTCTTTGGAAAGTGCCATGTGAGTGAATACTTATTCAGTGTTTCAGGTATTGCAACTGTGTTAGGTCTTTTCTAGAAGATCTCTACATTGAATGGTACTCAGAAGGTTACAGGAAAGTGGGATGAAGGGGTATTGTTCTAAGGAGTCTAGGTATTTCACATCTGAGGTTTTACCCTATTGCCAGGGGGTGATGCAAAGCATCTGAGTTCTAAATGAGGGATAGTAGATAGAAACAGTtgtcttgttgctgtgacttttttGGACCTAACTTATTTTATCAGTTAAGTCACATTTCTGTTTGCCTTAGGAAGCCATTGGTCTGTAGATGATATCCTGACAGAAGATGATGAGGTGGACAGAGTCCCGCTGCAGAAACTCAAACTCTTAGGTAACCTTTAAGATTAATCTGTGATGTCTGCTGTCAGCAGTTCTGCTTCAGTCCCAACACCTAAGAATTCTCTTAAAAGCGAAGGTCAGTGCTCAGTATTTAGTTCTTCAGGGGCATCTTTATTATGCCTTTGGGAGGATTGGTAAGGTGTATATTAAGTTGTTACTCTTTGTACAAAGAGTAACTTCCAGATAAACTAATGGGGAGTACCATAGCACAAGCACATACAAAAGAACAAAGACAAAGAAGCAACACATTCTTTGACTCTAGACTTAGTGGGAGAGTCAAGCTTTGATCTGGACTTATTCTCCAATTGCAGGAAACCAGCTATTTACAAAAGTAGTGTCTGCtgaggcttgggggggggagggtgtatgTTTAAGTCCTCTTAGACAACAGATAAGGGGAAAGGTTGGgcttgggttgggtttttttttttttgttaaatatgtgTAAGTTTCCCTCCTACATATTAAGTTTTTCTGCTTTCCTCAAGCAGATGCAGCAGtgggttgattttaaaaaacaaaaccacactttCAAACTCATGCTTAATCCCTACCTGTTAATTTCAAATGTGGCTCTCTTcctcttttaatatttatttatttttaataggggAGTCTAAAGAACTGAGAAACTTACTACTCAACCCCCatctgcagcaactgctgctaaCTGTAGATCAAGCCAAAGAAAAAGATTCCCTCATGAAAACATATATGCAAGAGCCATTATTTGTGGAGTTTGCAGACTGCTGCTTGAGAGTTGTTGAACCTCCAGAGAAAGAGAATTGTCTTCTAGACTGAGAGACGCTTTAGGAACAGAACTAATCATGAATTTTTCTAAAACTGgaacaaacattttattaccatgtgctttgctgaaacaGCCTCAGGTGTGTTTTCCTTCAGTAAAACATATTTAACTCCTGGATGTCGGCACTCTAATTCTCCCCTCCAGTGTTGTCATAGGGTAAGCTTTGTCACAGGTGGTTGAAGAGGAATATGTATGCATGTACTAGGTGTAATTGAAGGTTAGTGTTTTAGTGCTGTGACTTACTTTCTCTTAATACAGGTTCCATTGCCAACTATGGCTGTGCTAGGCATTGCTGCTGTCAAGTGTGTAAGGAAGGAGAAAGATTAGATTAAGTCCACTAGTGTTTAACTTTATCCTTTGAGCATTTGACAAATCTTGCTGAGTCCAGAGAGCTGCACAAGATATTTAAGTTTATTAAaaaagattaagaaaaacaaacatacatttccctgcctcaggtcAAGTAAGAGGAAAGGAGAACCATTTTTCTCTATCACTCTAAGGGTTCTCATGCTAAGTACCACTTCTGCTCCTACACAATGTGTGAACCTAATGCCGGAGATGGATGTAACAGTGAGAGGCGCTGGAGCTTAGCAGCACCAAGAGGGTGGAACTTGTTATATGCTACAGCTGAGTTTGGACCAATACAATTTAAAAGCAGCATCTTAACTTTCTTCAGCTGGTCAGAAACATTGAGCCCAGTCTTACACTCCCACTTTTCCTGAGACAGGTGTATCCAGCACTACCCTCCACCAATTCTTGCATTTTATTCATAAGCATTAGCAACCTGCTGAATTTTAGTGCTATCTGAGGTAAATGACTGTATGCTTGCCACccgaggggaaaaaataatgagTAGTGTTCAGATTTCTTGAAAAACCTCACTGCTGCCTTCTTACTTTTCCCTGTATGGGGGAAATGCTGAAAGGATATTTTACATTAGATCGCAGAGCTAGTTGTTCAATTATTTCCCAAATATTTTAGTTCTATTAAAggttgtttgattttgtttttagtcCTACTGTAGTGTTTTCTTGGTATTAACACTT
This genomic window contains:
- the ZNHIT3 gene encoding zinc finger HIT domain-containing protein 3 isoform X3, which encodes MALFFVVVVLSLATRNIKCIAKPDQVVKTPITDTSSLFRRVKPEQGEGSHWSVDDILTEDDEVDRVPLQKLKLLGESKELRNLLLNPHLQQLLLTVDQAKEKDSLMKTYMQEPLFVEFADCCLRVVEPPEKENCLLD
- the ZNHIT3 gene encoding zinc finger HIT domain-containing protein 3 isoform X1, whose translation is MEEGSGCCVCAGRGAPRYRCPGCRARYCSVPCYKKHKEQCIAKPDQVVKTPITDTSSLFRRVKPEQGEGSHWSVDDILTEDDEVDRVPLQKLKLLGESKELRNLLLNPHLQQLLLTVDQAKEKDSLMKTYMQEPLFVEFADCCLRVVEPPEKENCLLD
- the ZNHIT3 gene encoding zinc finger HIT domain-containing protein 3 isoform X2 — translated: MLQLKAHPFCANGSHTKVSNCIAKPDQVVKTPITDTSSLFRRVKPEQGEGSHWSVDDILTEDDEVDRVPLQKLKLLGESKELRNLLLNPHLQQLLLTVDQAKEKDSLMKTYMQEPLFVEFADCCLRVVEPPEKENCLLD